Proteins encoded in a region of the Pseudomonadota bacterium genome:
- a CDS encoding GNAT family N-acetyltransferase: MRVDILDDLSTVEPEAWNALVGQDDPFVEHAFLRSLEVTDCVGGDSGWQPCHVTLWLGQRLVGAMPLYLKSHSYGEYIFDWTWAEAALQAGIPYYPKLVAMVPFTPATGRRLLFSADQDPDEVRLALLRAARELAQQLDVSSLHLMFLSEQEQALVKRHGELMPRTSCQFQWLNRGYRTFDQFLASLRAQARKQLRRERRRVHEAGLDVQVVPGPELDQAQWGALFEFYRSTCRRKGSYPYLNQRFFQEIRKTHAKRVLAVFASRERQVVAATLNFEKGRRIYGRYWGCRAHYDGLHFELCYYRLIERAIELGMDAFEAGAQGTHKLRRGLMPAPVHSAHWIRNPKLAGAVRDYLPCETRAVQGEMRVLAAHGPFRREG; this comes from the coding sequence ATGCGGGTCGATATCCTAGATGACTTGAGCACGGTGGAGCCCGAGGCCTGGAACGCGCTCGTAGGGCAAGACGATCCTTTCGTGGAGCACGCGTTCCTGAGGTCGCTCGAGGTTACCGACTGCGTGGGGGGCGATAGCGGCTGGCAGCCGTGTCACGTGACGCTCTGGCTGGGCCAGCGCCTCGTGGGGGCCATGCCCCTGTACCTGAAGTCGCATTCCTACGGTGAGTACATCTTCGATTGGACCTGGGCGGAGGCGGCGCTGCAGGCCGGCATCCCGTACTATCCCAAGCTCGTGGCCATGGTGCCTTTCACACCGGCCACCGGGCGACGGCTCCTTTTTTCCGCCGATCAGGATCCGGACGAGGTGAGGCTGGCCCTGCTTCGTGCGGCACGCGAGCTCGCGCAACAGCTGGATGTGTCGTCCCTTCACCTCATGTTCCTCAGCGAGCAGGAGCAAGCGCTTGTCAAGCGGCACGGGGAGCTCATGCCGCGCACCTCGTGCCAGTTTCAGTGGCTAAACCGCGGCTACCGCACGTTCGATCAATTCCTCGCGAGCTTGCGGGCCCAAGCGCGCAAACAGCTGCGACGCGAACGCCGGCGCGTGCACGAGGCCGGTCTTGACGTGCAGGTTGTGCCGGGGCCCGAGCTTGACCAAGCTCAGTGGGGCGCCCTTTTCGAGTTCTATCGCTCCACGTGCCGTCGCAAGGGCTCGTACCCCTACCTCAACCAGCGCTTCTTTCAGGAGATTCGCAAGACCCATGCTAAGCGCGTGCTCGCGGTTTTCGCCTCGCGCGAGCGGCAGGTAGTAGCCGCCACGCTGAACTTCGAAAAAGGCAGGCGCATCTACGGACGCTATTGGGGCTGTCGTGCGCACTACGACGGCCTGCACTTCGAGCTGTGCTACTACCGTTTGATCGAGCGCGCGATCGAGCTCGGCATGGACGCCTTCGAGGCCGGAGCGCAAGGCACCCACAAGCTGCGGCGCGGACTGATGCCTGCGCCCGTCCATAGCGCCCACTGGATCCGAAACCCCAAGCTGGCAGGCGCCGTCAGGGACTACCTGCCCTGCGAGACGCGAGCGGTGCAGGGAGAGATGCGGGTCCTGGCCGCGCACGGTCCGTTTCGACGCGAGGGTTAG
- a CDS encoding MFS transporter, whose translation MPAAVRALVGLRSQDLGVCSRMFAYFFLVIASFWILKPLKKGLFVAYYDERSLELLGYSLGVAQAELVCKVGNVGVALLATLSFAALSRRCGRDRLTLIFASFFVLCFASYANALVRPSPALIWSFYLLGDLYGTLMVATFFVFLSDLMTPGMAKRTYGFVGLGGVLGGIFGSVVLRMWIDALSLSHWLWVCCATTAAIAAIARSTAVAEPVRSCSEDADAGSRVRGAAGEPVDAIEARAATETPAGSSLLEGGFMVARSPYLRAIVGIVALYEMVSTIMDFQFTSTLSHYLSGQAEIHKQLATVYTLTNSLSAFVQLFLTGYVLRRYGVAVALSVLCFSTLTGSSAFAAMPVLWVGSLLNTADNAFSYSIHQSAKESLYVATTRDEKYKAKAFIDIFGQRVAKAIAVVVSLGLTIHVTEFSSVRWLSLLSVGLSLALLMLARYAGRCFDGLAAGRDSVLGARACLGS comes from the coding sequence ATGCCAGCGGCTGTTCGGGCTCTCGTTGGGCTGCGCTCGCAGGACCTCGGGGTGTGCTCGAGGATGTTCGCGTATTTCTTCTTGGTGATCGCCAGTTTCTGGATCCTGAAGCCGCTCAAGAAGGGGCTGTTCGTTGCCTACTACGATGAGCGCTCGCTCGAGTTGTTGGGCTACTCGTTGGGCGTGGCCCAGGCTGAGCTCGTGTGCAAGGTCGGCAACGTCGGCGTGGCGCTGTTGGCCACACTGAGCTTCGCGGCCCTGTCTCGGCGCTGCGGTCGCGATCGACTCACGCTGATCTTCGCGAGCTTCTTCGTACTGTGCTTCGCCAGCTACGCGAACGCGTTGGTGCGGCCGTCGCCCGCGCTGATCTGGTCGTTCTATCTGCTCGGGGATCTCTACGGCACGCTCATGGTGGCCACCTTCTTCGTCTTCTTGAGCGACCTGATGACACCCGGCATGGCCAAGCGCACCTACGGCTTTGTCGGCCTGGGTGGCGTCTTGGGCGGGATTTTCGGAAGCGTGGTGCTGCGGATGTGGATAGACGCGCTCTCGCTCTCGCACTGGTTATGGGTGTGCTGCGCGACCACGGCCGCCATTGCCGCGATCGCACGCAGCACCGCCGTGGCCGAACCCGTTCGCTCCTGCAGCGAGGACGCAGACGCCGGTTCGCGCGTTCGTGGCGCCGCGGGTGAGCCGGTGGATGCCATCGAGGCGCGTGCGGCCACCGAGACGCCTGCGGGTTCCTCGCTGCTCGAGGGCGGCTTCATGGTCGCGCGCTCGCCCTACCTGCGTGCCATCGTGGGCATCGTGGCCTTGTACGAAATGGTCTCGACCATCATGGACTTCCAGTTCACCTCGACGCTCTCGCACTACCTGAGCGGCCAGGCCGAGATCCACAAGCAGCTGGCGACCGTATATACGCTTACCAACAGCCTGTCGGCTTTCGTGCAGCTGTTTCTGACAGGTTACGTGTTGAGACGCTACGGCGTTGCCGTGGCGCTTTCGGTGCTGTGTTTTTCCACGCTGACAGGCTCGAGCGCATTCGCGGCCATGCCCGTGTTGTGGGTTGGCAGCCTCTTGAACACGGCCGACAACGCGTTCAGCTACTCGATCCACCAGAGTGCCAAGGAATCCCTGTACGTTGCAACGACACGGGACGAGAAATACAAAGCCAAGGCCTTCATCGACATCTTTGGACAACGTGTTGCCAAGGCGATCGCCGTCGTTGTGAGTCTCGGGCTGACCATCCACGTCACGGAGTTCTCCAGCGTGCGCTGGCTGTCGTTGCTCAGCGTGGGCCTATCGCTCGCGCTGCTGATGCTGGCGCGCTACGCGGGCCGCTGCTTCGACGGGCTCGCAGCCGGTCGCGACTCCGTCCTGGGCGCACGCGCCTGCCTTGGTTCCTGA
- a CDS encoding fatty acid desaturase, which yields MSSASAERAKVTAPGKTRSGKELIRASTAFASENRALSWWYLASTLAIFAGLLAVAAMAPFWPLRFAAGVVEGLVFVRLFILYHDFLHGAILKGSPLAKAVMYGYGAVSLNPPRVWRETHNYHHANTAKIVGSHVGSYAMVTPDLWRRMSKRERLLYRLQRHPLTMLFGYASIFIYGMCLSSLIRNPRRNWSSALALLVHVSLLFAVIAFAGIDVFFFAMFLPQFVASALGAYLFYAQHNFPGIHIQPREHWSYTRAALESSSYMKLGPIMNWFTGNIGYHHVHHLNPRIPFYRLPEAMAAIPELQTPRMTRLRLKDIRACFSLKLWDPAKQCMVGYPAD from the coding sequence ATGAGTTCCGCATCTGCCGAAAGGGCCAAGGTGACCGCGCCAGGCAAGACACGCAGCGGCAAGGAGCTCATTCGTGCGAGCACAGCGTTTGCTTCGGAAAACCGAGCGCTGAGCTGGTGGTATCTGGCGAGCACCCTCGCGATCTTCGCTGGACTGCTCGCCGTTGCAGCGATGGCGCCCTTTTGGCCGCTGCGCTTTGCGGCGGGGGTCGTCGAGGGCCTGGTGTTCGTACGGCTCTTCATTCTCTACCACGACTTCCTGCACGGGGCGATTCTCAAAGGCTCGCCACTAGCCAAGGCCGTGATGTACGGCTACGGCGCAGTGTCGCTCAATCCGCCTCGGGTCTGGCGCGAGACCCACAACTACCATCACGCCAACACCGCGAAGATCGTCGGGTCGCACGTCGGGTCCTATGCCATGGTCACGCCGGATCTATGGCGTCGCATGAGCAAGCGCGAGCGTCTGCTCTATCGCCTGCAGCGCCATCCTCTGACCATGCTGTTCGGTTACGCGAGCATCTTCATCTATGGGATGTGCCTGTCTTCGCTGATTCGGAATCCTCGCCGCAACTGGAGCTCCGCACTTGCGTTGCTCGTTCACGTGAGCTTGCTTTTCGCGGTGATCGCGTTCGCAGGCATCGACGTCTTCTTTTTTGCCATGTTCTTGCCGCAATTCGTGGCCAGCGCGCTGGGCGCCTACCTGTTTTACGCCCAGCACAACTTCCCTGGAATCCACATCCAGCCTCGCGAGCACTGGAGCTACACCAGGGCCGCACTCGAGTCATCGAGCTACATGAAGCTTGGGCCGATCATGAACTGGTTCACGGGCAACATCGGCTATCACCATGTGCACCATCTCAATCCGCGGATTCCGTTCTACCGTTTGCCCGAGGCCATGGCCGCCATCCCGGAGCTGCAGACACCCCGCATGACCAGGCTGCGCCTCAAGGACATTCGCGCCTGCTTCTCGCTCAAGCTTTGGGACCCTGCCAAGCAGTGCATGGTCGGCTATCCAGCCGACTGA
- a CDS encoding FAD-binding oxidoreductase: MKRSSADVVVVGGGIAGLSVARALSARAGLSVCLLEQERLLASHSSGRNAAIFRPLEPNATTAALCLRSLELLAALEHDAKRGLLRRSGLLLVSSEESKILDLARHGARVGVGVELLSGSSLFEAAPFLQGGQAHHAAWVPGGGVLDIDGLNTALARVAAARGCRLRTGCKARRIVLDCGRIAGVLLDDGQTLATGQVVLAAGAWNAVLAGTCGASLPLTPLCRHLVQLSDGGQLASSGTAARATVWRLEREVYLRPESSGVLASPCDEAPSSAGVPTVKPAALEQLAERLQLLAPRFGRLSVRSSWACLRTFARDRELVLGPDPRVGGLFWLAGLGGRGMAVGLAAGEILAGQIVDGADHPLAGVVRPARLLDFHGGTS; this comes from the coding sequence CGATGTTGTGGTGGTTGGCGGCGGGATCGCCGGGCTCTCTGTCGCGCGCGCGCTGTCTGCCCGGGCGGGGCTCAGCGTGTGCTTGCTGGAACAGGAGCGGCTCCTGGCAAGCCACAGCTCAGGACGCAACGCGGCCATTTTCCGTCCTTTGGAGCCGAACGCCACGACCGCGGCGCTGTGCCTTAGAAGCCTCGAGCTGCTTGCCGCTCTGGAGCACGACGCGAAGCGAGGGCTGCTGCGCAGGAGCGGGCTGCTTTTGGTGAGCTCCGAGGAGTCCAAGATCCTCGATCTGGCGCGGCACGGGGCTCGCGTGGGAGTAGGAGTCGAGCTGCTGTCGGGCTCGTCCCTGTTCGAAGCTGCGCCCTTTTTGCAGGGAGGGCAGGCCCATCACGCCGCCTGGGTGCCGGGTGGGGGTGTGTTGGACATCGACGGGCTGAACACGGCACTGGCTCGCGTCGCCGCCGCCCGAGGCTGCAGGCTGCGCACCGGCTGCAAAGCGCGACGCATCGTGCTCGACTGCGGTCGCATCGCTGGTGTGCTGCTCGACGACGGGCAGACGCTCGCGACCGGTCAGGTCGTGCTTGCTGCCGGCGCTTGGAACGCGGTGCTCGCAGGCACCTGCGGCGCCTCGCTCCCCCTCACGCCCCTGTGCCGGCATCTCGTGCAGCTGTCGGACGGCGGCCAACTCGCCAGCTCGGGCACAGCAGCACGGGCCACGGTCTGGCGCCTCGAGCGCGAGGTCTATCTTAGGCCCGAGTCGAGCGGCGTGCTTGCCAGTCCGTGCGACGAGGCTCCGAGCAGCGCCGGCGTTCCCACAGTCAAGCCGGCCGCGCTCGAGCAGCTTGCCGAGCGCCTGCAGCTGCTGGCCCCCCGGTTCGGCCGCCTCTCGGTCCGCTCGAGCTGGGCTTGTCTGCGCACGTTTGCGCGCGATCGCGAACTGGTCCTGGGTCCTGACCCCAGGGTCGGGGGCCTGTTCTGGCTGGCCGGGCTGGGAGGGCGCGGGATGGCCGTCGGCTTGGCCGCAGGAGAAATACTGGCCGGCCAGATCGTAGACGGCGCCGACCACCCCCTCGCAGGAGTAGTTCGGCCCGCTCGCCTATTGGACTTCCACGGCGGAACGAGCTAA